GGACATCTCGCCGTCGAAGCCCGCGGCCTCAGCTCCGCGCTTGCCCCGGGCCACCTGCGCGGCGAGTACCGGGAGGAGCGTGAGCGCCACGAGCAGCGAGGCGAGGAGAGAGAACGTCACTGCAAGCGAAAGGTCGCCGAAGAGGGCACCCGCCACGCCCTCCACGTACAGCACCGGACCGAAGACGGCGATCGTGGTGAGCGTGGAAGCCGTGATCGCCGCCGCCACCTCCCGGGCGCCCCGCCCGGCCGACGCCCGTGCGCTCCCGCCCGACTCCTCGCGGTGCCGGAAGATGTTCTCGAGCACCACGATGGAGTTGTCGACCAGCAGCCCGACCCCGAGCGCGAGACCGCCGAGCGACATGATGTTGAGGCTGACGTCGAACGCGTAGCAGAGCGCGAACGCCGCCATGACGGAGATCGGGATGGCGAGCCCGATCGCGAGCGGATACCTCGGATCGCGCAGGAAGAGGAAGAGGACGAGGAAGGCCAGCGCTCCGCCGAGCAGCAGGGCGGAGACGACGTTCGAGATCGCGTCCCGGATGAACGCCGCCTGGCTGGAGGCGATCTCGATCGATATCCCCTGAAACTCCTCCCGCAACTGGTCCAGCGTCTCGCGCACGCCGTCCGCCACGCGGACCGTGTTCGTCCCCGCCTCCTTGAACACCTGGAGCCCGATCGCGGGCTCCCCGTTGAAGCGCGCGATCGTCTCGAGGTCCGCGATCGTGTCGACCACGGTGGCGACATCGGCCAGCACGACGGGACGGGCCCCGACGCCCCGCGGCCGCGCGATGACGACATCGAGCAGTTCCTCAACCTCCCGGAACTGGCCCAACGTGCGCAGGCTGTACTCGAACCGGCCCCGCTGGATCGTGCCGCCGGGCGCATTGTAGTTCGCCTGATCGAGCGCGTTCGAGATCTCGCTGAGCGAGACCTCGTGCACATCCAGGTACTCCGGGTCCACGATGACCCGCAGCTCCCGCTCGGGTCCGCCCGTCAGCCCCGCGAGCGAGACGCCGTCCAACTGCTCCAGGCGGCGCTTGAAGACGACTTCGGAGAGATCGCGCAGGCTGCGCAGGTCGGTCCCGCTCACCGCCAGCGTCATGATCGGATCGCTCGTCGGATCCGATCTCAGGATCGTGGGTCGCTCCGAGCCTTCCGGGAGCCTCTCCGTCAGATTGTCCAGCTTCTCCCGGGTGTGGAGAGTCGCGAACTCCATGTCCGTGCCCCAGGCGAACTGGAGCTGGACGAGCGACTGCCCCTCGCGCGATCGCGACGAGATGCGGCGCGCCCCCGGGATCGAGTACAACTGTTGTTCGATGGGTTCCGTGATGAAGCGTTCGACCTCCGCGGGCCCCGCATCCGAGTACGTCGTCCACACGGAGAGCGTCGGGAAGGCGACATCCGGCAGGAGATCGATGGGCAGGCGGAGGAACGACACCACGCCCAGCACGGCGATGCCCACATAGAGCATCGCCGTAGCCACCGGCCGCCGAAGCGAAACGTCGGGAAGCGCCAAGGTCAGCCGCCTCGAATGCGGTCGGGGTTCGTCATGGGTTGCCGGGCCCGCCCTCGATGTACTCGGCGAGACTGGACCACGCGATCAGGTAGTCGTACCGGCTCTGGGTCAGCGACGTCTCCGCGCGTTGCACGGCATCGATCGCGCCTTGCAGCTCGAGGAAACTCCCGGTGCCGAGCCGGTAACGTTGCTGCTCCATATCGAGACGTTCGCGCGAGATCGCATACGCCTGGTCCAGCAGATCGAGCGTCTGTGCCAGCCCCTCGATCTGGGCGCCGAAGCGCCGGACATCGCGTTCGATCTCGAGCCGCGCCCGCCGATAGTCCTCCTCGGCCTGCCGCCTGGCCGCCGATGCCTGGGCGTTCTGTACCTCACGAGCGAAGCCGTCAAAGAGATTCCACGAGGCCGAGACGCTGAAGCTACTGCTGGTGTCGCCGGGGTCGAACTGCCAGAACGATGCATCCGCACCGAAGGTCTCACCGCGTCCCCAGTTGAGAGACGCGGTAATCTGCGGCAGATACCTCGTGCGGGCGGACCACAGCGACGCGGACGCCGCGGACCGATCCGCCTCCAGCGCGGCAAGTTCGGGGTCCGTCGTCACGGCGGTGCGGATGATCGACTCGATGTCCGGCATCCCCGCCGGCATGCCTTCCTCGCTGGCTAGGACAAGTCCTTCGCCCGACTCGGGCGGCAGCCCCATCGAGACCACAAGCTGCCGGAGACCGACGTGCAGCAGGTTCTGCTCCGAGAGAAACCGCATTCGGGCTTCCAGGAGGTTCAGCTCGGCAGCCAGCACATCGGTGCGTTCGACGGCGGCGATCTCATACCGGCGACTGGCGATATCGAGTTCAGCTTCGCGGTCGGCGATCTGGGCTCGCGTCAGCTCCAGCA
This genomic stretch from Candidatus Palauibacter scopulicola harbors:
- a CDS encoding TolC family protein — translated: MRPAVTWPMLRLLVTVLLATGGLAAGWPVVAQGPTLPDTLDIERAVRFAMSESPVLRTSLAAADRASADRLAAWGAFLPRAGVNLGLGRSSSTRSTFEAEEGPAARLPERLTFTNQSANQGLGLSLTILDGGRRFAELQRSAASFRGAQRRYDDQQRAVIATVRREFLDALRRQELLELTRAQIADREAELDIASRRYEIAAVERTDVLAAELNLLEARMRFLSEQNLLHVGLRQLVVSMGLPPESGEGLVLASEEGMPAGMPDIESIIRTAVTTDPELAALEADRSAASASLWSARTRYLPQITASLNWGRGETFGADASFWQFDPGDTSSSFSVSASWNLFDGFAREVQNAQASAARRQAEEDYRRARLEIERDVRRFGAQIEGLAQTLDLLDQAYAISRERLDMEQQRYRLGTGSFLELQGAIDAVQRAETSLTQSRYDYLIAWSSLAEYIEGGPGNP